From the Carya illinoinensis cultivar Pawnee chromosome 4, C.illinoinensisPawnee_v1, whole genome shotgun sequence genome, one window contains:
- the LOC122307692 gene encoding KH domain-containing protein HEN4-like isoform X4, with the protein MDGNKRNFFKKHPSIQFKKKGGNKNGKWNNSSREQSSGESHSVDTVYRILCPAIKIGCVIGKGGSIVKALREETRARITVADPVPGSEDRVIIIYSSPDRIYSKQNDDEDSIAEDETEPMEPHCAAQDALLKVHYRIIEEELVDGMKSGDDNDSNVVTARLLVPNQMVGCLLGKGGDVIQRLRNETGANIRILPADHLPACATSTDELVQIAGKQDVAKRALYEVSTLLHQKARKVKSPLAFPLPVGGQGFHPPGGSRPSMLPPENPMWSHQNSSSHGLPPRPWMEGYGNPHSESVPRGFDGVPPPGPGSEGSAEFSMKILCSAERIGWVIGKGGFNLKQLEHETGATINVPDVSVKSDERVIYVSAIEDLWNPRSQTIEAILLLQNKASEYSERGNIITRLLVPASKVGCILGQGGHVINEMRWRTQADIRVYSKDDKPKCAAENEELVQVMGQHAFFAVFLYISGNFGVAKDALAEIASRLRVRTLQNAGAEIAPVRSAQKFGWGGSIPGGGLPPSGTMGAGSSDRYDPLEVDGHEYEPQSHPVLPAATGYSNVNSALDVKIPNSAIHSVIGSGRSSISHVGEVCCTTLWPIRSLKGVYTV; encoded by the exons ATGGATGGGAACAAGCggaattttttcaagaaacatCCCAGCATCCAATTTAAGAAAAAAGGAGGCAACAAGAATGGAAAGTGGAATAATTCAAGCCGTGAACAATCCTCAGGGGAGTCTCATTCTGTTGACACTGTCTACCGTATACTCTGCCCAGCCATAAAAATTGGTTGTGTTATTGGAAAGGGAGGCAGCATAGTCAAAGCCTTGAGAGAAGAGACACGGGCAAGGATTACAGTTGCTGATCCTGTTCCCGGTTCAGAGGATAGAGTGATTATTATTTATAGTTCTCCTGACAGAATTTATAGTAAACAGAATGATGATGAAGATTCAATTGCAGAGGATGAAACAGAGCCGATGGAGCCTCACTGTGCTGCCCAGGATGCTCTTTTAAAAGTTCATTATAGGATTATTGAGGAGGAGCTCGTTGATGGCATGAAATCTGGTGACGATAATGATAGCAATGTTGTCACAGCACGACTATTAGTTCCAAATCAAATGGTAGGGTGTCTTCTTGGTAAAGGTGGAGATGTTATTCAAAGATTACGGAATGAGACGGGTGCAAATATACGCATTTTACCTGCAGATCATCTTCCTGCATGTGCTACGAGCACTGATGAATTGGTGCAG ATAGCAGGAAAACAAGATGTGGCAAAGAGAGCACTGTATGAAGTATCGACTCTATTACATCAGAAGGCACGCAAGGTAAAATCTCCGCTGGCTTTCCCTTTACCTGTTGGAGGTCAAGGATTTCATCCTCCTGGAGGTTCCAGGCCCAGTATGCTTCCCCCAGAAAATCCAATGTGGTCCCATCAAAACTCTAGTTCCCACGGTCTGCCACCCAGGCCATGGATGGAGGGATATGGAAACCCGCATTCTGAATCTGTACCAAGGGGTTTCGATGGTGTTCCTCCTCCTGGACCTGGTAGCGAAGGTTCAGCTGAGTTCtctatgaaaattttgtgttcAGCTGAGAGAATCGGTTGGGTGATTGGCAAGGGAGGTTTTAACTTGAAACAGTTAGAGCATGAGACAGGCGCCACTATAAATGTTCCGGATGTGTCAGTCAAATCGGATGAACGTGTGATTTATGTCTCTGCTATTGAG GATCTCTGGAACCCAAGATCTCAGACCATTGAGGCAATTCTTCTGCTTCAGAATAAAGCTAGTGAATACTCTGAAAGAGGCAATATTATTACCAGGCTTCTTGTCCCAGCGAGTAAGGTTGGTTGCATTCTTGGTCAAGGCGGTCATGttattaatgagatgagatggagaacCCAAGCAGACATTCGTGTTTATTCCAAAGATGACAAGCCTAAGTGTGCAGCTGAAAATGAAGAGCTTGTGCAGGTGATGGGGCAACATGCATTTTTTGCGGTCTTTTTATAT ATATCTGGAAATTTTGGTGTTGCCAAAGATGCATTGGCAGAGATTGCATCAAGACTACGAGTGAGAACCCTGCAAAATGCTGGAGCAGAAATTGCTCCTGTTAGGTCTGCCCAGAAATTTGGTTGGGGAGGAAGCATACCTGGCGGAGGGCTCCCACCATCTGGCACTATGGGAGCTGGTAGCTCTGATAGATATGATCCTCTAGAG GTTGATGGGCACGAATATGAACCTCAGAGCCATCCAGTTCTGCCAGCTGCTACTGG ATATTCAAATGTTAATAGTGCTTTGGATGTTAAGATTCCAAACAGCGCAATCCATTCTGTCATTGGATCAGGAAGGAGCAGCATTTCCCATGTTGGTGAGGTATGTTGCACAACCCTCTGGCCTATTAGAAG TTTGAAAGGAGTATATACAGTGTAA
- the LOC122307692 gene encoding KH domain-containing protein HEN4-like isoform X1, protein MDGNKRNFFKKHPSIQFKKKGGNKNGKWNNSSREQSSGESHSVDTVYRILCPAIKIGCVIGKGGSIVKALREETRARITVADPVPGSEDRVIIIYSSPDRIYSKQNDDEDSIAEDETEPMEPHCAAQDALLKVHYRIIEEELVDGMKSGDDNDSNVVTARLLVPNQMVGCLLGKGGDVIQRLRNETGANIRILPADHLPACATSTDELVQIAGKQDVAKRALYEVSTLLHQKARKVKSPLAFPLPVGGQGFHPPGGSRPSMLPPENPMWSHQNSSSHGLPPRPWMEGYGNPHSESVPRGFDGVPPPGPGSEGSAEFSMKILCSAERIGWVIGKGGFNLKQLEHETGATINVPDVSVKSDERVIYVSAIEDLWNPRSQTIEAILLLQNKASEYSERGNIITRLLVPASKVGCILGQGGHVINEMRWRTQADIRVYSKDDKPKCAAENEELVQVMGQHAFFAVFLYISGNFGVAKDALAEIASRLRVRTLQNAGAEIAPVRSAQKFGWGGSIPGGGLPPSGTMGAGSSDRYDPLEVDGHEYEPQSHPVLPAATGYSNVNSALDVKIPNSAIHSVIGSGRSSISHVGEIGGARVKLRDFQVGGTEGVVAIHGSSEHSNAALSNLQSVMGSAGLNINSQQNSYQNMNALHGSHQNLNAQQIYQGSYPNMNAQQSPYHLSSRQGSYSNINVPHGGYHNITAQQGYQY, encoded by the exons ATGGATGGGAACAAGCggaattttttcaagaaacatCCCAGCATCCAATTTAAGAAAAAAGGAGGCAACAAGAATGGAAAGTGGAATAATTCAAGCCGTGAACAATCCTCAGGGGAGTCTCATTCTGTTGACACTGTCTACCGTATACTCTGCCCAGCCATAAAAATTGGTTGTGTTATTGGAAAGGGAGGCAGCATAGTCAAAGCCTTGAGAGAAGAGACACGGGCAAGGATTACAGTTGCTGATCCTGTTCCCGGTTCAGAGGATAGAGTGATTATTATTTATAGTTCTCCTGACAGAATTTATAGTAAACAGAATGATGATGAAGATTCAATTGCAGAGGATGAAACAGAGCCGATGGAGCCTCACTGTGCTGCCCAGGATGCTCTTTTAAAAGTTCATTATAGGATTATTGAGGAGGAGCTCGTTGATGGCATGAAATCTGGTGACGATAATGATAGCAATGTTGTCACAGCACGACTATTAGTTCCAAATCAAATGGTAGGGTGTCTTCTTGGTAAAGGTGGAGATGTTATTCAAAGATTACGGAATGAGACGGGTGCAAATATACGCATTTTACCTGCAGATCATCTTCCTGCATGTGCTACGAGCACTGATGAATTGGTGCAG ATAGCAGGAAAACAAGATGTGGCAAAGAGAGCACTGTATGAAGTATCGACTCTATTACATCAGAAGGCACGCAAGGTAAAATCTCCGCTGGCTTTCCCTTTACCTGTTGGAGGTCAAGGATTTCATCCTCCTGGAGGTTCCAGGCCCAGTATGCTTCCCCCAGAAAATCCAATGTGGTCCCATCAAAACTCTAGTTCCCACGGTCTGCCACCCAGGCCATGGATGGAGGGATATGGAAACCCGCATTCTGAATCTGTACCAAGGGGTTTCGATGGTGTTCCTCCTCCTGGACCTGGTAGCGAAGGTTCAGCTGAGTTCtctatgaaaattttgtgttcAGCTGAGAGAATCGGTTGGGTGATTGGCAAGGGAGGTTTTAACTTGAAACAGTTAGAGCATGAGACAGGCGCCACTATAAATGTTCCGGATGTGTCAGTCAAATCGGATGAACGTGTGATTTATGTCTCTGCTATTGAG GATCTCTGGAACCCAAGATCTCAGACCATTGAGGCAATTCTTCTGCTTCAGAATAAAGCTAGTGAATACTCTGAAAGAGGCAATATTATTACCAGGCTTCTTGTCCCAGCGAGTAAGGTTGGTTGCATTCTTGGTCAAGGCGGTCATGttattaatgagatgagatggagaacCCAAGCAGACATTCGTGTTTATTCCAAAGATGACAAGCCTAAGTGTGCAGCTGAAAATGAAGAGCTTGTGCAGGTGATGGGGCAACATGCATTTTTTGCGGTCTTTTTATAT ATATCTGGAAATTTTGGTGTTGCCAAAGATGCATTGGCAGAGATTGCATCAAGACTACGAGTGAGAACCCTGCAAAATGCTGGAGCAGAAATTGCTCCTGTTAGGTCTGCCCAGAAATTTGGTTGGGGAGGAAGCATACCTGGCGGAGGGCTCCCACCATCTGGCACTATGGGAGCTGGTAGCTCTGATAGATATGATCCTCTAGAG GTTGATGGGCACGAATATGAACCTCAGAGCCATCCAGTTCTGCCAGCTGCTACTGG ATATTCAAATGTTAATAGTGCTTTGGATGTTAAGATTCCAAACAGCGCAATCCATTCTGTCATTGGATCAGGAAGGAGCAGCATTTCCCATGTTGGTGAG ATTGGTGGAGCAAGAGTGAAGCTACGAGACTTTCAAGTTGGTGGCACTGAAGGTGTTGTCGCGATCCATGGTTCTTCTGAGCATTCGAATGCGGCACTGAGTAATCTTCAGTCTGTCATGGGTTCTGCTGGACTAAACATTAATTCTCAGCAGAATTCCTACCAGAATATGAATGCTCTGCACGGCTCCCACCAGAACCTGAATGCTCAGCAAATTTACCAAGGCTCCTACCCGAACATGAATGCTCAGCAAAGCCCCTACCATTTGAGCAGTCGGCAAGGATCCTACTCCAACATTAATGTACCGCATGGCGGGTACCACAACATCACTGCGCAGCAAGGCTACCAATACTGA
- the LOC122308322 gene encoding LOB domain-containing protein 41-like, protein MRMSCNGCRVLRKGCSENCSIRPCLQWIKSPDSQANATVFLAKFYGRAGLMNLINAGPEQLRPAIFRSLLYEACGRMVNPIYGSVGLLWSGSWQLCQSAVEAVLKGSPITTITSEAAVSDHGPPLKAYDIRHVSKDENSAASNDPHRVKSRCRFKRSVIKPRASKVVLGAVDDSSGDAKIKWDVGCCGQELNGLNGSTSHESSLSHQSSLAPNVEGESKDTESMISVETVEDSVLFLTEPESIPKPNEQNQGSEIPLELTLGFEPVSRTNLVVPVKKRKVESCLGGSTGFGACKMELGLDYRGLIH, encoded by the exons ATGCGTATGAGCTGCAATGGGTGCCGGGTCCTTCGCAAGGGTTGTAGTGAAAATTGCAGTATAAGACCTTGTTTGCAGTGGATCAAGAGTCCCGATTCCCAAGCCAACGCTACCGTCTTCCTTGCCAAGTTCTACGGCCGCGCTGGCCTTATGAACCTTATCAACGCTGGCCCTGAACAACTCCGCCCTG CGATTTTCAGGTCTTTGCTATATGAGGCATGTGGGAGGATGGTGAACCCCATTTATGGGTCGGTCGGGTTGTTATGGTCCGGGAGCTGGCAGCTCTGCCAATCCGCGGTGGAGGCCGTGCTAAAGGGATCGCCGATTACGACGATCACCTCCGAGGCCGCGGTAAGCGATCACGGACCGCCCCTCAAGGCCTACGACATTCGTCATGTGTCCAAGGACGAGAACTCGGCCGCATCCAACGATCCCCACCGGGTCAAGAGCCGGTGCCGTTTCAAGCGCTCCGTGATCAAACCGAGAGCCAGCAAGGTCGTGCTCGGCGCTGTTGACGACTCGTCAGGGGACGCGAAGATCAAGTGGGATGTTGGGTGCTGTGGGCAGGAGTTGAATGGTTTGAACGGGTCGACCAGTCACGAATCGTCGCTGAGCCACCAGTCGTCTCTGGCCCCGAACGTGGAGGGCGAGAGCAAGGATACCGAGAGCATGATCTCCGTTGAGACGGTGGAGGACTCGGTCTTGTTCCTAACCGAGCCGGAGTCCATCCCGAAGCCCAATGAGCAAAATCAGGGAAGCGAGATACCTCTGGAGCTGACCCTGGGATTCGAGCCGGTGTCGCGTACAAACCTCGTGGTTCCAGTGAAGAAGAGAAAGGTCGAGTCTTGTCTTGGTGGCTCGACCGGTTTCGGCGCGTGTAAGATGGAGCTGGGGCTCGATTACCGCGGCTTAATTCATTGA
- the LOC122307692 gene encoding KH domain-containing protein HEN4-like isoform X3: MDGNKRNFFKKHPSIQFKKKGGNKNGKWNNSSREQSSGESHSVDTVYRILCPAIKIGCVIGKGGSIVKALREETRARITVADPVPGSEDRVIIIYSSPDRIYSKQNDDEDSIAEDETEPMEPHCAAQDALLKVHYRIIEEELVDGMKSGDDNDSNVVTARLLVPNQMVGCLLGKGGDVIQRLRNETGANIRILPADHLPACATSTDELVQIAGKQDVAKRALYEVSTLLHQKARKVKSPLAFPLPVGGQGFHPPGGSRPSMLPPENPMWSHQNSSSHGLPPRPWMEGYGNPHSESVPRGFDGVPPPGPGSEGSAEFSMKILCSAERIGWVIGKGGFNLKQLEHETGATINVPDVSVKSDERVIYVSAIEDLWNPRSQTIEAILLLQNKASEYSERGNIITRLLVPASKVGCILGQGGHVINEMRWRTQADIRVYSKDDKPKCAAENEELVQVMGQHAFFAVFLYISGNFGVAKDALAEIASRLRVRTLQNAGAEIAPVRSAQKFGWGGSIPGGGLPPSGTMGAGSSDRYDPLEVDGHEYEPQSHPVLPAATGYSNVNSALDVKIPNSAIHSVIGSGRSSISHVGEFERSIYSVKVYANCIISTTRSLLLKFL; this comes from the exons ATGGATGGGAACAAGCggaattttttcaagaaacatCCCAGCATCCAATTTAAGAAAAAAGGAGGCAACAAGAATGGAAAGTGGAATAATTCAAGCCGTGAACAATCCTCAGGGGAGTCTCATTCTGTTGACACTGTCTACCGTATACTCTGCCCAGCCATAAAAATTGGTTGTGTTATTGGAAAGGGAGGCAGCATAGTCAAAGCCTTGAGAGAAGAGACACGGGCAAGGATTACAGTTGCTGATCCTGTTCCCGGTTCAGAGGATAGAGTGATTATTATTTATAGTTCTCCTGACAGAATTTATAGTAAACAGAATGATGATGAAGATTCAATTGCAGAGGATGAAACAGAGCCGATGGAGCCTCACTGTGCTGCCCAGGATGCTCTTTTAAAAGTTCATTATAGGATTATTGAGGAGGAGCTCGTTGATGGCATGAAATCTGGTGACGATAATGATAGCAATGTTGTCACAGCACGACTATTAGTTCCAAATCAAATGGTAGGGTGTCTTCTTGGTAAAGGTGGAGATGTTATTCAAAGATTACGGAATGAGACGGGTGCAAATATACGCATTTTACCTGCAGATCATCTTCCTGCATGTGCTACGAGCACTGATGAATTGGTGCAG ATAGCAGGAAAACAAGATGTGGCAAAGAGAGCACTGTATGAAGTATCGACTCTATTACATCAGAAGGCACGCAAGGTAAAATCTCCGCTGGCTTTCCCTTTACCTGTTGGAGGTCAAGGATTTCATCCTCCTGGAGGTTCCAGGCCCAGTATGCTTCCCCCAGAAAATCCAATGTGGTCCCATCAAAACTCTAGTTCCCACGGTCTGCCACCCAGGCCATGGATGGAGGGATATGGAAACCCGCATTCTGAATCTGTACCAAGGGGTTTCGATGGTGTTCCTCCTCCTGGACCTGGTAGCGAAGGTTCAGCTGAGTTCtctatgaaaattttgtgttcAGCTGAGAGAATCGGTTGGGTGATTGGCAAGGGAGGTTTTAACTTGAAACAGTTAGAGCATGAGACAGGCGCCACTATAAATGTTCCGGATGTGTCAGTCAAATCGGATGAACGTGTGATTTATGTCTCTGCTATTGAG GATCTCTGGAACCCAAGATCTCAGACCATTGAGGCAATTCTTCTGCTTCAGAATAAAGCTAGTGAATACTCTGAAAGAGGCAATATTATTACCAGGCTTCTTGTCCCAGCGAGTAAGGTTGGTTGCATTCTTGGTCAAGGCGGTCATGttattaatgagatgagatggagaacCCAAGCAGACATTCGTGTTTATTCCAAAGATGACAAGCCTAAGTGTGCAGCTGAAAATGAAGAGCTTGTGCAGGTGATGGGGCAACATGCATTTTTTGCGGTCTTTTTATAT ATATCTGGAAATTTTGGTGTTGCCAAAGATGCATTGGCAGAGATTGCATCAAGACTACGAGTGAGAACCCTGCAAAATGCTGGAGCAGAAATTGCTCCTGTTAGGTCTGCCCAGAAATTTGGTTGGGGAGGAAGCATACCTGGCGGAGGGCTCCCACCATCTGGCACTATGGGAGCTGGTAGCTCTGATAGATATGATCCTCTAGAG GTTGATGGGCACGAATATGAACCTCAGAGCCATCCAGTTCTGCCAGCTGCTACTGG ATATTCAAATGTTAATAGTGCTTTGGATGTTAAGATTCCAAACAGCGCAATCCATTCTGTCATTGGATCAGGAAGGAGCAGCATTTCCCATGTTGGTGAG TTTGAAAGGAGTATATACAGTGTAAAAGTTTATGCCAATTGCATCATCTCAACAACGAGGTCATTATTGCTCAAATTTCTCTGA
- the LOC122307692 gene encoding KH domain-containing protein HEN4-like isoform X5: protein MDGNKRNFFKKHPSIQFKKKGGNKNGKWNNSSREQSSGESHSVDTVYRILCPAIKIGCVIGKGGSIVKALREETRARITVADPVPGSEDRVIIIYSSPDRIYSKQNDDEDSIAEDETEPMEPHCAAQDALLKVHYRIIEEELVDGMKSGDDNDSNVVTARLLVPNQMVGCLLGKGGDVIQRLRNETGANIRILPADHLPACATSTDELVQIAGKQDVAKRALYEVSTLLHQKARKVKSPLAFPLPVGGQGFHPPGGSRPSMLPPENPMWSHQNSSSHGLPPRPWMEGYGNPHSESVPRGFDGVPPPGPGSEGSAEFSMKILCSAERIGWVIGKGGFNLKQLEHETGATINVPDVSVKSDERVIYVSAIEDLWNPRSQTIEAILLLQNKASEYSERGNIITRLLVPASKVGCILGQGGHVINEMRWRTQADIRVYSKDDKPKCAAENEELVQVMGQHAFFAVFLYISGNFGVAKDALAEIASRLRVRTLQNAGAEIAPVRSAQKFGWGGSIPGGGLPPSGTMGAGSSDRYDPLEVDGHEYEPQSHPVLPAATGYSNVNSALDVKIPNSAIHSVIGSGRSSISHVGEVCCTTLWPIRRLVEQE, encoded by the exons ATGGATGGGAACAAGCggaattttttcaagaaacatCCCAGCATCCAATTTAAGAAAAAAGGAGGCAACAAGAATGGAAAGTGGAATAATTCAAGCCGTGAACAATCCTCAGGGGAGTCTCATTCTGTTGACACTGTCTACCGTATACTCTGCCCAGCCATAAAAATTGGTTGTGTTATTGGAAAGGGAGGCAGCATAGTCAAAGCCTTGAGAGAAGAGACACGGGCAAGGATTACAGTTGCTGATCCTGTTCCCGGTTCAGAGGATAGAGTGATTATTATTTATAGTTCTCCTGACAGAATTTATAGTAAACAGAATGATGATGAAGATTCAATTGCAGAGGATGAAACAGAGCCGATGGAGCCTCACTGTGCTGCCCAGGATGCTCTTTTAAAAGTTCATTATAGGATTATTGAGGAGGAGCTCGTTGATGGCATGAAATCTGGTGACGATAATGATAGCAATGTTGTCACAGCACGACTATTAGTTCCAAATCAAATGGTAGGGTGTCTTCTTGGTAAAGGTGGAGATGTTATTCAAAGATTACGGAATGAGACGGGTGCAAATATACGCATTTTACCTGCAGATCATCTTCCTGCATGTGCTACGAGCACTGATGAATTGGTGCAG ATAGCAGGAAAACAAGATGTGGCAAAGAGAGCACTGTATGAAGTATCGACTCTATTACATCAGAAGGCACGCAAGGTAAAATCTCCGCTGGCTTTCCCTTTACCTGTTGGAGGTCAAGGATTTCATCCTCCTGGAGGTTCCAGGCCCAGTATGCTTCCCCCAGAAAATCCAATGTGGTCCCATCAAAACTCTAGTTCCCACGGTCTGCCACCCAGGCCATGGATGGAGGGATATGGAAACCCGCATTCTGAATCTGTACCAAGGGGTTTCGATGGTGTTCCTCCTCCTGGACCTGGTAGCGAAGGTTCAGCTGAGTTCtctatgaaaattttgtgttcAGCTGAGAGAATCGGTTGGGTGATTGGCAAGGGAGGTTTTAACTTGAAACAGTTAGAGCATGAGACAGGCGCCACTATAAATGTTCCGGATGTGTCAGTCAAATCGGATGAACGTGTGATTTATGTCTCTGCTATTGAG GATCTCTGGAACCCAAGATCTCAGACCATTGAGGCAATTCTTCTGCTTCAGAATAAAGCTAGTGAATACTCTGAAAGAGGCAATATTATTACCAGGCTTCTTGTCCCAGCGAGTAAGGTTGGTTGCATTCTTGGTCAAGGCGGTCATGttattaatgagatgagatggagaacCCAAGCAGACATTCGTGTTTATTCCAAAGATGACAAGCCTAAGTGTGCAGCTGAAAATGAAGAGCTTGTGCAGGTGATGGGGCAACATGCATTTTTTGCGGTCTTTTTATAT ATATCTGGAAATTTTGGTGTTGCCAAAGATGCATTGGCAGAGATTGCATCAAGACTACGAGTGAGAACCCTGCAAAATGCTGGAGCAGAAATTGCTCCTGTTAGGTCTGCCCAGAAATTTGGTTGGGGAGGAAGCATACCTGGCGGAGGGCTCCCACCATCTGGCACTATGGGAGCTGGTAGCTCTGATAGATATGATCCTCTAGAG GTTGATGGGCACGAATATGAACCTCAGAGCCATCCAGTTCTGCCAGCTGCTACTGG ATATTCAAATGTTAATAGTGCTTTGGATGTTAAGATTCCAAACAGCGCAATCCATTCTGTCATTGGATCAGGAAGGAGCAGCATTTCCCATGTTGGTGAGGTATGTTGCACAACCCTCTGGCCTATTAGAAG ATTGGTGGAGCAAGAGTGA
- the LOC122307692 gene encoding KH domain-containing protein HEN4-like isoform X2, whose product MDGNKRNFFKKHPSIQFKKKGGNKNGKWNNSSREQSSGESHSVDTVYRILCPAIKIGCVIGKGGSIVKALREETRARITVADPVPGSEDRVIIIYSSPDRIYSKQNDDEDSIAEDETEPMEPHCAAQDALLKVHYRIIEEELVDGMKSGDDNDSNVVTARLLVPNQMVGCLLGKGGDVIQRLRNETGANIRILPADHLPACATSTDELVQIAGKQDVAKRALYEVSTLLHQKARKVKSPLAFPLPVGGQGFHPPGGSRPSMLPPENPMWSHQNSSSHGLPPRPWMEGYGNPHSESVPRGFDGVPPPGPGSEGSAEFSMKILCSAERIGWVIGKGGFNLKQLEHETGATINVPDVSVKSDERVIYVSAIEDLWNPRSQTIEAILLLQNKASEYSERGNIITRLLVPASKVGCILGQGGHVINEMRWRTQADIRVYSKDDKPKCAAENEELVQISGNFGVAKDALAEIASRLRVRTLQNAGAEIAPVRSAQKFGWGGSIPGGGLPPSGTMGAGSSDRYDPLEVDGHEYEPQSHPVLPAATGYSNVNSALDVKIPNSAIHSVIGSGRSSISHVGEIGGARVKLRDFQVGGTEGVVAIHGSSEHSNAALSNLQSVMGSAGLNINSQQNSYQNMNALHGSHQNLNAQQIYQGSYPNMNAQQSPYHLSSRQGSYSNINVPHGGYHNITAQQGYQY is encoded by the exons ATGGATGGGAACAAGCggaattttttcaagaaacatCCCAGCATCCAATTTAAGAAAAAAGGAGGCAACAAGAATGGAAAGTGGAATAATTCAAGCCGTGAACAATCCTCAGGGGAGTCTCATTCTGTTGACACTGTCTACCGTATACTCTGCCCAGCCATAAAAATTGGTTGTGTTATTGGAAAGGGAGGCAGCATAGTCAAAGCCTTGAGAGAAGAGACACGGGCAAGGATTACAGTTGCTGATCCTGTTCCCGGTTCAGAGGATAGAGTGATTATTATTTATAGTTCTCCTGACAGAATTTATAGTAAACAGAATGATGATGAAGATTCAATTGCAGAGGATGAAACAGAGCCGATGGAGCCTCACTGTGCTGCCCAGGATGCTCTTTTAAAAGTTCATTATAGGATTATTGAGGAGGAGCTCGTTGATGGCATGAAATCTGGTGACGATAATGATAGCAATGTTGTCACAGCACGACTATTAGTTCCAAATCAAATGGTAGGGTGTCTTCTTGGTAAAGGTGGAGATGTTATTCAAAGATTACGGAATGAGACGGGTGCAAATATACGCATTTTACCTGCAGATCATCTTCCTGCATGTGCTACGAGCACTGATGAATTGGTGCAG ATAGCAGGAAAACAAGATGTGGCAAAGAGAGCACTGTATGAAGTATCGACTCTATTACATCAGAAGGCACGCAAGGTAAAATCTCCGCTGGCTTTCCCTTTACCTGTTGGAGGTCAAGGATTTCATCCTCCTGGAGGTTCCAGGCCCAGTATGCTTCCCCCAGAAAATCCAATGTGGTCCCATCAAAACTCTAGTTCCCACGGTCTGCCACCCAGGCCATGGATGGAGGGATATGGAAACCCGCATTCTGAATCTGTACCAAGGGGTTTCGATGGTGTTCCTCCTCCTGGACCTGGTAGCGAAGGTTCAGCTGAGTTCtctatgaaaattttgtgttcAGCTGAGAGAATCGGTTGGGTGATTGGCAAGGGAGGTTTTAACTTGAAACAGTTAGAGCATGAGACAGGCGCCACTATAAATGTTCCGGATGTGTCAGTCAAATCGGATGAACGTGTGATTTATGTCTCTGCTATTGAG GATCTCTGGAACCCAAGATCTCAGACCATTGAGGCAATTCTTCTGCTTCAGAATAAAGCTAGTGAATACTCTGAAAGAGGCAATATTATTACCAGGCTTCTTGTCCCAGCGAGTAAGGTTGGTTGCATTCTTGGTCAAGGCGGTCATGttattaatgagatgagatggagaacCCAAGCAGACATTCGTGTTTATTCCAAAGATGACAAGCCTAAGTGTGCAGCTGAAAATGAAGAGCTTGTGCAG ATATCTGGAAATTTTGGTGTTGCCAAAGATGCATTGGCAGAGATTGCATCAAGACTACGAGTGAGAACCCTGCAAAATGCTGGAGCAGAAATTGCTCCTGTTAGGTCTGCCCAGAAATTTGGTTGGGGAGGAAGCATACCTGGCGGAGGGCTCCCACCATCTGGCACTATGGGAGCTGGTAGCTCTGATAGATATGATCCTCTAGAG GTTGATGGGCACGAATATGAACCTCAGAGCCATCCAGTTCTGCCAGCTGCTACTGG ATATTCAAATGTTAATAGTGCTTTGGATGTTAAGATTCCAAACAGCGCAATCCATTCTGTCATTGGATCAGGAAGGAGCAGCATTTCCCATGTTGGTGAG ATTGGTGGAGCAAGAGTGAAGCTACGAGACTTTCAAGTTGGTGGCACTGAAGGTGTTGTCGCGATCCATGGTTCTTCTGAGCATTCGAATGCGGCACTGAGTAATCTTCAGTCTGTCATGGGTTCTGCTGGACTAAACATTAATTCTCAGCAGAATTCCTACCAGAATATGAATGCTCTGCACGGCTCCCACCAGAACCTGAATGCTCAGCAAATTTACCAAGGCTCCTACCCGAACATGAATGCTCAGCAAAGCCCCTACCATTTGAGCAGTCGGCAAGGATCCTACTCCAACATTAATGTACCGCATGGCGGGTACCACAACATCACTGCGCAGCAAGGCTACCAATACTGA